The Acidobacteriota bacterium sequence CGCGGCGCGCCGCCATCCGGACCGGCGGGCGAGCCACGCGGCCAGCAGCGCTCCCGGAACGGCGAGCGGCGGAAGAAGCACTCCCCCCGCCCCGAGAACGGCGCCGGCAGCGAGCACCTGGCCCGTTCCGGGAGGGACCCGGCCGCTCAACAGGAGGACGATCAGGGCGGCGAGGAGCACACCCGGACTCGCGGGTAGGATTTCGTTGTCGAAGTAGACGAGCGGCCCGTAGAACGCTGCGGCCCAGCCCGCGGCGAGACCGGCCCGCGGCCGGCCGAGGCGGGAGCCCGCGGCCGCGATCGACAGACAAGCCGCGGCGCCGAACAGGGCCTGCACCCAGCGGGCGAGCGCGGGATCGTCACGCCCGAAAGCCCGGTACACAGCGCGCAGGAACCACGGGTATCCCGGCGGCTGCCAGAAAGGTCCCGCGGGGTCGCCCCGCGTCGCGATCTGGTGGTAGGTGCCGGCGTCGAGGACCAGGTGCTCGTGGTACGGGCTCCTCGCGCTCTCGACGATGACGGCTGCGCGGACGAGAAACGCCGCCGCGAACAGCGCCGCCAACCACGCCCCGTGCCAGCGAAGAGGGCGGGGTGGCGGCGGCATCGCGGGGGAACCGTCCATCCGCCGGCCCCGTTCCCGTCAATCGAGGGAGAGGGCGACGAGGCTCGACACGCCGGGCTCGGGCATCGTGACCCCGTACAGCACGTCCGCCATCTCCATCGACCGCTTGTTGTGCGTCATCAGGATGAACTGCGTGCGGTCGGTGAAGCTTTTCACGGCGTCGGCGAACCGCCCGACGTTCGCGTCGTCCAGTGGGGCGTCGACCTCGTCGAGAAGGCAGAAGGGAGGCGGCTGATAGCTGAAGATCGCGAACAGGATCGCCGTCGCGGCGAGCGCCTTCTCCCCCCCGGACAGGAGGGTCACCGACTGGAGCTTCTTCCCCGGCGGCTGGCAGAGGATCTCGATGCCCGCCTCCAACGGGTTGTCCTCTTCGTCGAGGACGAGGTCGGCGTTTCCTCCCTGGAACAGAAGCGCGAACTGCCGCTTGAAGTGGGCGCGGATCTCGCGGAAGGCCTCCATGAACCGCTCCCGGCTCTCGCGGTTCATCCGGCGGATCGACGCTTCCAGTTCGCGGATCGACTGTTCCAGATCGTCGTGCTGGGCGCTGAGCTCCTCGTAGCGGCGCGAGAGTTCGTCGTACTCCTCCTCGGCGAGAGGGTTGACCGCGCCGACCCGCTCGCGCTTCCGCCGCAGATCGGCGATCGTCTCACGCAGGAGCGCGGGGCTTTCGAGCACCTCGTCGTCGAACCCCTCGGGCCGGACCTCCGGAAGAGCGGCGATGTCGCATCCCAGCTCCTCGACGCAGTTCTCGCGCTCGTGTTGGAGAGCCAGCCGGCTCCTCTCCACCTCGAGAGCGAGGCGCTCCCGGCGCCCGCGGACCGTCTCGAACTCCGCGCACGCCAGATCGTGGCGGCGCTCCACCTCGCGCACCTTCGCGTCGAGCCGCTCGATCTCCGCACCGGCCCTCTCCGCGGAGGCCGCTGCCTCCCGCCCCCGCCGGCGCGCCTCCTCGAGCCGGGAGGCCAGCCGTTCCGCCCGCTCCCGAAGCCGACACGCCTCTTCCCGCGCGCGCGATTTCTCGTGCCGGCCTCGCTCGTCGAGCTCCTTCAACCGGGCCAGCTCGGCCTCCACGCGCCTCCGGTCCCGCTCCAGGGCGGCCCGCCTCTCGTCGAGAGCGCCCCGTTCGGCCGCCAGGGCGGCGGCCTCCTGAACCGCTTCTCGGGCCCGCTGCTCCGCGAGCCGCACCCCCTCTCGCGCGGCGTCGACCTCCTCCCGTGCCGCCGCGATCGCCGCTTCGACTCGCTCGAGCTCCCGGTCCAGTTCGGCACCGCGGGCGCGCAGCCCCGCGAGACGGCTGGCGGCCTGTTGCTGCGCGCTCCGGGCGATTTCCAGCTCCCTTTCGAACCGGGCGAGCGTCTCCTGGGCCCTGGCGACGGCGACGCGCGCCTCCCCCGCCGCCTCCCGCGCTCGCCGAAGGCGTTCCTCCGCCGAGCGCCGCTCCGCGAGCGCCGCATCGCGCGCGGCGAGAGCGGAGGAGACCGCCCGCCGGGCGGCCGAGACCTCCTTCTCGAGAACCTCCAGTCTCCGGCCCAGCTCCTCCCGCCGGCGGTGCCGCGCCAGCAGCCCCTCGCGCCCGATCTGCCCGTTGCCCTCCACGGTGACGACGCCGCGCGGATCGATCCGGTGCCCTTCCGGCGTGACGAAGGCGTGCCCCGGAAAGGCGCGGTACAGCTCGAGCGCCGCGCGGAGGTCGGTCACGAGGTAGGCTTCGTCGATCCTCTCCGCGATCTCGTGGCCGTGGGCGCCGCGTCCGGCGATGGACTCGGCCAGCCGGCCGCGCACCCTCGCGTCCCCTGCCAGCGGCGGGAGCGGCGCTCTCCGGACGGCGGGCAGGTCCAGCGGAAGCAGACGCACCCGACCTTCCACCGGCAGTTCGGCGGCACGAAGGACGTCGGCGACGCCCTCCACGACGACGGCCGGGAGAAGCCCGTCCAGATGCGCTTCGGCCGCCCGCTCGGCCTCCGGATCGACGCTCAACGCGTCGGCGACGACGCCGCGGGCCTTCACCCTCGCTTCTCGGGACCGCTCGAGCAGTCTCGCCGCAGGTTCCTCCCCCGCGAGCCTCACCTCGAGCGTGTCCAGCGCCGACTTCTCGCCGGCACAGGCGGCGAGTTCTCCCGCTGCCGCTCGTTCGGCCGCGCGTGCCTCCTCCAGCCGCCGCACGGCCTCCTCCTCCGCCTCGCGGCGCCGCTCGAGTTCATCCGCCGCGGCCCGCTCCCGCCGCTCGGCCTCTGCGAGCGCGCGGGAGGCCTCCTCCAAGCTCCGCCGCGCGGCCTCGAGCGAGGCCTCGAGCGCCGAGGTCCCCTCGCGCGCCTCCCGCTCGCGCTCCGCCTCGCGCTCCGCCGCCTCCCGCGCCGCGGTGAGCTGCGCGGCCAGGTCGGCGCGCTCGTGCAGGGCTTCGTACCAGGAGGCCTCCGCGGCCGCGGCCCGCTCCCGCGCCCGCTCCAGCTCCTGCTGGCGATCGCGAGCCGAGCGCTCGGCGGCAGCGCAACGCTCGGAGAGCTCGTTCCTCTCGGCCGCGAGCGCCTCGGCGGTGACGAGCAGCCGTTCCCGCTCCGCGGAACACCGTTGCAGTTCTTCCGCCAGCCGCCGTTCCGAGCCGTCCCGTTCCCCGGCTCTCGCTTCGAGCGCCGCGAGGCGTCCTCTCGCCTGCTCCAGCTCGCGCTCGATCCCGGCCGCCGCCAGCTCCTCGGCGTGGGCCCTCTCGACGGCGCGGTCCCGCTTCGCCCGCGCTTCGTCGAGGGTGGCGCGGCCGAGCGCGAGCGCCTCCGCCAGCCGGGCCCTTTCCCGTTCCAGGTGGGCCTCCTCTCGGCGGGCGACGGCCAGATCCGCCTCCTGCGCCTCGAGGCGCCGCGCCAGCTCCTCGCCCCGGCGCCGGTACCACACGCCGCGCAACGAGCGGAGCTGTTCGTCCAGCTTCCGCGCGCGGCGCGCGAGAGAAGCCTGCCGCTTGAGCGAACGGCGCTGCCGCTCCACCTCCCGAAGGATGTCGTCGACGCGCAGCAGATTGCTCCGCGTCGCCTCCAGCTTGTTCTCGGCCAGGCGGCGGCGCTGCTTGTAGCCGCTGATCCCGGCGGCTTCCTCGATGAACAGGCGCCGTTCCTTGGGCTTGCTCAGCACGAAGGCCGCGACGCGCGCCTGGTCGGTGATGGCGTAGGTGCGCGCACCGGCTCGAATCTGCTCCAGCAGGTCGCGGATGTCCTGGAGGCGAGCCGGCCGTCCGTCGATGAGGTACTCGCTCTCGCCCGAACGGTACAGGCGCCGCGTCAGCACCACCCGCTCGCGGCCGTCGGGAAGGCCGTTCCCTTTTCGCGCCACGAGGTGGAGGCTGACCTCGGCCATCCCTCCCGGCCCCCGGCCTTGAGAGCCGGCGAAGATGACGTCCTCCATCCGACGGCCCCGGAGGGCGCGGGCGGACTGTTCCCCGAGAACCCACTGGACGGCGTCCGCGATGTTCGATTTCCCGCAGCCGTTCGGGCCCACCACCGCGGTGACGCCGGGGGGAAACTCGATGACGGTGCGCTCGGGGAAGCTCTTGAAGCCGGCCAACTCCAGCTTTTCCAGCCGCAGCATCGCTCGGTCAGCGCTCCCTGTTGACGAGGAGGTCGGGCAGGGACAGCAGGGCGTCCCGGAAGGTTCCCGGGGGGAAAGATCCCAAGGCGGCGCGGGCCCGGGAGGCATGCCGCTCGGCCAGCGCGCGGGCCCGCTCGAGGCACCCTCGGCGCTCGAGCGCGGCGCGAAGCACGGCCCAGGCGCACCGCTCGAATCCCCCGTCCTCGAGGACCGCGAGAACCCCCCTCCGCTCCTCCGGCGACCCGCACTCCAGGAGATCGATGAGCGGAAGGGTCAGGCGCCCTTCGCGCAGGTCCGAGGCCGCCGGCTTGCCGAGGACCGCCTCGTCCCCGGTCAGGTCGAGCAGGTCGTCGGCGATCTGGAAGGCGATGCCGAGTTCCATCCCGAAGCGGGCGAGCCGCTCCTCGGTGGTGGGGTCGGCACCGGCGAGCACCGCCGCCGCCCGGCAACAAGCCGAGAAGAGCCAGGCGGTCTTCCGCTCGATGATCGCCATGTGCTGCTCGGCGGAAACGTCCGGCCGGCCGCGCAGGTGGTGGGCGAGGATCTCCCCCTCGATCATCTTCTCGGTCGCTTCGGACAGGATGTCGATCAGCCGCAGCTTCCGCGCCCGTAGGGCCATGTTCATCGAGCGGATGTAGAGGAAATCGCCCATCAACACGGTGAAGTGGTTCCCGCGGACGCGGTTGAGCGAAGGCCTCCCGCGCCGGGTGTCCGCCTCGTCGATGATGTCGTCGTGGACGAGGGTGGCGGTGTGGATGAACTCGAACACCGCACCCAGAAGAACGTCGTGATCGCCCCGGTACCCGAGCAGGCCGCTGACGAGCAGGACCAGTGTCGGCCGCACGCGCTTGCCGCCGCCTTCCTGCAGGTAGCGGCCCGCGGCGGAGATCGGCTCGAATTCGGACTCGAGATTCCTGGCCAGCTCCCGCTCGACCGCCGCCAGCTTGGGCCCGATCAGGCCGAGCGCACCGGCGAGGGCCGGAGGACCCGGGTCGCGGGTCCCCTCGCGAACCGATTCGCTCACCGCCCCTCCGCGCCGGCGCGGGCACGCACCACGGCCGGCCCGCCGCGCGTCTCCACCAGCTCGCCGCCCGAGAAGACGTAGGTCACACCGGGGTAGATCCACTCCTCGCGCCCGTCCAGGCCGACCACCCGCTCGGGCGGCAGGCCGTGGTGCCGCAGAATCCGGCCCCGCGCGCTCTCCGGTCCGCCCGCGCGATCGATCTCCCGGCGCAGTTCGGCCCACGCGTGCGCGTCCGGCAGGCGGAAGACCACCGAGGCATGCCCGCGCCTGAGATCCCGGGTGATGTCGCGCGGCGCCGGCCTTTCGTAACGCAAACCGTCCCAGGGGCCGGTCGCCCCGCACCACGCGAACAGCCTGCCGTGGAGGGGCGCCGAAGGCAGCTCGATCCGGAACAGGCCGGAGTCGTCCGTCACGGCACGCCCCACCTCCGTCGCCCGGGGCGGCTTCCCCGTCAACCGTTGGAGAAAGCCAGCCTGCTGTGCGACCACTTGCACGACGACACCGGGAACCGGACGTCCGGCGTCATCGAACACCTGCCCTTCGACGACGGCTCCCTGGGCGAGGGCGGCGATCGCCGTCGCGGCGAGAACCGGCAGCGCCGTCAGCGGCCGCGCGCCACGGCGGAGGATGTCCCGGAGGTCTGGCACGGTGGGCGCGAGGATAGCACCGCGCCGCAAAAGGGATCAACAGCGCGAACCGGCGCGCAGGCGCCTCACTCGCGGGAAACGGCGTACCCCTCGGGAATCTCGACGGCGAGCGCCGACGCCGGCAGCGGGGCCTCGGGGACGCGCGGTCCGAGGCGGTAGACGATTCGCGACCCGAGCGGATCGGTGACGACGACGCTCCGCACCTCCGCGCGTTCGGGCGACACCTCCAGCGTCACCCGGTCCACGTCGTCCATCACCTCGGTCGGGACGAGATCCAGCCGAACGACATCCTCCCCCTCGTCGACGATGGAAACGCGAAACAGGTGGAGAAGGTCGATGGTGCCCGCGAGAAGGTCGGCGACGGGATGCGGGCGCCGCGGATCGCGCTCGCGAATGATCACCTCCCGATCCGCGGGCGACACGAGGAGCCACCGGTCCGGCTCCATCACCGCCCTCTGGCCGCGCGGCTCGTCGTATAGCCACAGGATGCGCCCCGGGGCGACGACGTGGACGGTTCCACGCGCCTGCTCTTCCAGGCCGAACGTCGGGGAATCGAGGGCCTGGACGAAGGTGACGCGGAAGGGCGGGTGCCTGTAGGCCAACTCGACACGCCGGAGCAGTTCGGCCGCGCGCCGGGCCTGGGCGACGGCGGCTTCCCGGCCGGCCGTGTCGGCGCCGGCGGGCGCTGCGAGCGCGACAGCGGACGCGAGCATGAGCGCGCAGAAGGACGTGGCCATGCGGGCATGGTATCGCGCGCCCTCCGTCGGTCATAATCCGCCCCGCTCCCGCTGCGAGGAGACACCCATGCCCGGATTCCGCCGCTTGCTCGCTCTGGCGGCCGCCGCCGCCACGGTCCCGGCCGCTCCCTGCGTCCCATCCCCCGGTCCCGCCGCCGCGCCGGACGCCACGGCCAGGGAGGCCGCGGCGGCCGCCGCCCGCGCCTACGAGGCCGGCGACTGCGCCGCCGTGCTGGAGGCGTTCGAGCGGCTCGAGGGGGAGGCCGGACTCGACGGCATCTCCCATTACCGGTGGGGCTTCTGCCTCGCCTATCTGCGGCGCGGGGATCCCGCTCCCCACTACGAGAAGGCGGCCGAGCTCCTTTCGGCACGGGCGGCGAAAGAGGACTCCTCGCTCGAGGAGCACTTCTACCGCGTCAACGCCCTGTTGAACCTCCGCCGGGGGGAGGAGGCCCGCGCCGCGGCCAAGGACGCGGTGGAGCGATGGCGGACCGGCCGGCTGGTCGTTCCGGAGAAAGATCCGGAGGCCTGGTTCCGGCTGGGCAAGCTGTTTCGGGACGCCGGCGACGCGAAGGGAGCTCTCGAGCCGTTTCAGCGAGCGCTCGACGTAGCGGAGAAGGAGGGAAAGCCGCTCCGCACCGCCTACCTCGAGCGCATCGTCGACGCCGGCCGCGCGATCGGTGCCGGATCGCTCGTCCTCAGGGCGACACGGATGCTCCAGGAGGTCGAGCCGGCGGCCGGGTCCGATCCGATCCGACTCGTGCGGGCGCGCTTGGCCCGCGGCGATCTCGCCGCCGCACGCGAGGCGATCGCCCCCCTGGTCAACCGCCCGGGAGAAGCGGCGACCGACGCGCGGTACGTGCTGTCGGTGATCGACCGCGCCCTCGAGGTGGGCAAGCACAAGCTCGAGCCGATGACCGAGCTGCCGGACGGACGGCTGGTCGCCTCCCTCTCCGACGACGAGCTCGAGACCCAGATCGCCGAGGTCGTCAAGGAAGCCGCCCGTCTGATCCGCGAGGGCGACACGCGACAGGTGGCTCTCAAGCGGCGGGAGGGCGTCCGCATCGCGCCGAGCCGGGAGGTCCGCGCGGCGCTGTGGGACCAGCAGGCGAAGCTGGCGGGCCTCCTGCTCGAGGCCGTTCAGCGGGGCGTCGACCTGCGCGGCTGGGCGATGCGCGGCGGGTACGCGCAGCTCGTGTTCAAGCCGCTCGTGAAGGTCTTCCTCGAGAACGCCCGCAACCGAGCGCCGGAGACCGGGTCCGCCGGGAAGGAAGAGTCCACCGGCGACTGACCCGGAGGTGCCTCACCGGTCCGGCCGGCCGACGACGGCGAGAAGAGGTCTGGGCGCCACCGCCCGGGAGAGCGCGAGGAGGCGCCTGGCTCGCTCCTCCGGTTCGCGGTCCGGCCACGGCTCCCACAAGATGACCGGCCACGGCGCCGGGAGCCCCCGCGCGACCCTGGCGACGAGGCGGGCGGCGCGGAGCCAGCTCGCCTCGGGACCGGCGTCGCCCAGCGGCGCCGCCACCTCCGGAGGCCAACCCCGTCCCGTCGGCCGCGAGAATTCCTGCCAACCGCGCTCCCAGGCCATGGCCTCCGGATCCTCGCCCGCGCCCGCGGCCAGCCGGCGGGCCGCGGCTTCGGTCTCCTCGCGCTCGCGGGGGTCGCGCACGCCGGCGCCTCTCGGGGAGCCGATCTCTTCGAGACGCCCAGCCGCCTCCCACGGATCGGCCAGGCCCAGGCGCTTCGCGAGGGCGGCGGCCTCCTCGTCGAGCGCGTCCGCTTCCTGCGCGACCTGCGAGAGCTCCGCTTCGGCGCGGAGGCGTTCCTCTTCCCAACCCTCCGGCTCGACGCGCGCGAGGGCGAACAGGGTGGCCCCGCCGAAGAACAGCGCCGCTCCCGCGGCCGCGCCCGCCGGGATGCCGGCCGCCACGCAAGCCACCGAACCGGCCAGGCCGGCGGCGGAAATCCCGAGACCCGCCCGCACCCGCACCGACCGGCGCCGCCGGCGGTCGTCCCAGGCCACCAGCCGGCGCTCGAGGCGGCGGCGACGCGCGGCCAGCGCGCGCCGCCGACGGGGATACGCTCGAAGCCGCTCGGCGTCCCTCGGCCCGAGCGCCTCCAACGCGCGGGCCACCCACTCGACGCGAGCGGCCCGCCGGGCGAGTTCGGCCGCGGAGCCGGGGGCGTCCCCGCCGCCGAGCACGATCGAGGGCCGCCCCGAGGGGTCCGGCCAATCAGCCCCCCCGGCGAACTCGACGGTGACGCCGGCCCGGCTGAGCGTCGCCGTGCGGTCCGCGCGGGCCGCGGCGCGGTCGAGCGCTTCGATCAGGAGGGACGCCAGGACCGCGGCGTGCTCCCCTCCCGGAATCAGGCAGGGTCCCTCCGGGGCCGCGAGCGGGACCGACGCGTCGGAGCCGCCGGCACGCCAAGAGACCCGTGGCGCCGGAGTGCGGGGAGGCGCCGCCTCCGGGACCGCCGCGACCGCCGGCCTTCGCTCCCGGTCTCGGCGCCCCGCTTCCTTCACGGCCCCTCCCGAGCCCGCTCAGTCCTGGTCGGCCAGGTCCGCAAGCCACGGGATGCGGAACCGGCCGCCGTCGAGAGCCCGGGCGATGGCCAGGGCGACGAGGGCGAGGTAGCCGAGCCCGACCAGCAGTTCCGCGGCGAGGAAGAGGCGGCCCAGCACCGGCACCAGCGAGAAGAGCCAATGGAACGGATAGAGCAAAACGGCCACCGCTGCCGCGGCGACGGTCAGCCAGAGGCCCTGGCGCGCGTGCCAGCGGACGAACGGATCGCGGCTGCCGAACAGCGGCACGAGCACCAGTGGTCCGAGATAGGCGAAGGCGAGGAGGATCCGGTCCTCGTCCCCGAGGGTTGGGGGCGCCACCTCGCTCGCCTCGGACTCGAGCGGCGGATCAGGGGGCAGTTCGTTCGCCATCGACGCGCACCTCCGTCACCGGATGCGACCGAAACGATACCACCGCGTGCGGCGACCGCGGTCGACGCCTCCCCCCGCCTCCCGGTACCCTGATGCGGCCCGGCGCCCGCCGGGCGCGGGGAGGACG is a genomic window containing:
- the smc gene encoding chromosome segregation protein SMC yields the protein MPPGPAPPWDLSPREPSGTPCCPCPTSSSTGSADRAMLRLEKLELAGFKSFPERTVIEFPPGVTAVVGPNGCGKSNIADAVQWVLGEQSARALRGRRMEDVIFAGSQGRGPGGMAEVSLHLVARKGNGLPDGRERVVLTRRLYRSGESEYLIDGRPARLQDIRDLLEQIRAGARTYAITDQARVAAFVLSKPKERRLFIEEAAGISGYKQRRRLAENKLEATRSNLLRVDDILREVERQRRSLKRQASLARRARKLDEQLRSLRGVWYRRRGEELARRLEAQEADLAVARREEAHLERERARLAEALALGRATLDEARAKRDRAVERAHAEELAAAGIERELEQARGRLAALEARAGERDGSERRLAEELQRCSAERERLLVTAEALAAERNELSERCAAAERSARDRQQELERARERAAAAEASWYEALHERADLAAQLTAAREAAEREAEREREAREGTSALEASLEAARRSLEEASRALAEAERRERAAADELERRREAEEEAVRRLEEARAAERAAAGELAACAGEKSALDTLEVRLAGEEPAARLLERSREARVKARGVVADALSVDPEAERAAEAHLDGLLPAVVVEGVADVLRAAELPVEGRVRLLPLDLPAVRRAPLPPLAGDARVRGRLAESIAGRGAHGHEIAERIDEAYLVTDLRAALELYRAFPGHAFVTPEGHRIDPRGVVTVEGNGQIGREGLLARHRRREELGRRLEVLEKEVSAARRAVSSALAARDAALAERRSAEERLRRAREAAGEARVAVARAQETLARFERELEIARSAQQQAASRLAGLRARGAELDRELERVEAAIAAAREEVDAAREGVRLAEQRAREAVQEAAALAAERGALDERRAALERDRRRVEAELARLKELDERGRHEKSRAREEACRLRERAERLASRLEEARRRGREAAASAERAGAEIERLDAKVREVERRHDLACAEFETVRGRRERLALEVERSRLALQHERENCVEELGCDIAALPEVRPEGFDDEVLESPALLRETIADLRRKRERVGAVNPLAEEEYDELSRRYEELSAQHDDLEQSIRELEASIRRMNRESRERFMEAFREIRAHFKRQFALLFQGGNADLVLDEEDNPLEAGIEILCQPPGKKLQSVTLLSGGEKALAATAILFAIFSYQPPPFCLLDEVDAPLDDANVGRFADAVKSFTDRTQFILMTHNKRSMEMADVLYGVTMPEPGVSSLVALSLD
- a CDS encoding polyprenyl synthetase family protein encodes the protein MIGPKLAAVERELARNLESEFEPISAAGRYLQEGGGKRVRPTLVLLVSGLLGYRGDHDVLLGAVFEFIHTATLVHDDIIDEADTRRGRPSLNRVRGNHFTVLMGDFLYIRSMNMALRARKLRLIDILSEATEKMIEGEILAHHLRGRPDVSAEQHMAIIERKTAWLFSACCRAAAVLAGADPTTEERLARFGMELGIAFQIADDLLDLTGDEAVLGKPAASDLREGRLTLPLIDLLECGSPEERRGVLAVLEDGGFERCAWAVLRAALERRGCLERARALAERHASRARAALGSFPPGTFRDALLSLPDLLVNRER
- a CDS encoding outer membrane lipoprotein carrier protein LolA, which translates into the protein MATSFCALMLASAVALAAPAGADTAGREAAVAQARRAAELLRRVELAYRHPPFRVTFVQALDSPTFGLEEQARGTVHVVAPGRILWLYDEPRGQRAVMEPDRWLLVSPADREVIIRERDPRRPHPVADLLAGTIDLLHLFRVSIVDEGEDVVRLDLVPTEVMDDVDRVTLEVSPERAEVRSVVVTDPLGSRIVYRLGPRVPEAPLPASALAVEIPEGYAVSRE